One region of Acidimicrobiales bacterium genomic DNA includes:
- a CDS encoding DUF4190 domain-containing protein → MSDTAQGSGWWQASDGRWYPPDARPGVPPPPEAASAGWSSPPGGSSPGWETPQAPGSYNPGAWAQQSGATPYRAATNGLAIAALVLGIIGIPGVFALFNVFAILALIFGLVSRSQIQRSGGTQGGAGMAMAGIVLGTIGIALDVIWIIVAVTSSVYSS, encoded by the coding sequence ATGAGCGACACGGCGCAGGGGTCCGGATGGTGGCAGGCGTCCGATGGACGGTGGTACCCGCCTGATGCCAGGCCGGGCGTCCCGCCCCCGCCCGAGGCTGCCAGCGCGGGCTGGTCCAGCCCGCCCGGCGGATCCAGCCCGGGATGGGAGACTCCCCAGGCGCCGGGCTCGTACAACCCCGGCGCCTGGGCGCAGCAATCGGGGGCGACCCCCTACCGGGCTGCGACCAACGGGCTCGCGATTGCGGCCCTCGTCCTGGGCATCATCGGGATACCGGGGGTCTTCGCGCTCTTCAACGTCTTCGCCATCTTGGCCTTGATCTTCGGCCTCGTCTCCCGCTCGCAGATCCAGAGGTCAGGTGGCACCCAGGGCGGCGCCGGGATGGCGATGGCCGGCATCGTGCTCGGCACGATCGGGATTGCCCTTGACGTGATCTGGATCATCGTGGCCGTCACGAGCAGCGTCTACAGCAGCTGA
- a CDS encoding lytic transglycosylase domain-containing protein → MRRAALLLAGLLVTAVFGAAVLAGAVAGTAIPGGDVSAGQTSGGPASGGPPSGRAVASIPPTYLALYQQAAMMCPGLPWSVLAAIGTVESDNGQSVAAGVRSGANFAGAEGPMQFEPTTFSSVAVVGPGGADPPSPYDPVDAVYSAARLLCTDGGGDQATIARAVYAYNHSSDYVDQVLALAASYGASSGAG, encoded by the coding sequence ATGAGACGGGCGGCGCTGCTCCTCGCCGGCTTGCTGGTGACCGCCGTCTTCGGCGCTGCAGTCCTGGCCGGGGCGGTGGCGGGTACGGCGATCCCCGGAGGCGACGTGTCGGCCGGCCAGACATCGGGAGGTCCGGCGTCCGGCGGCCCACCGTCGGGCCGGGCGGTGGCGTCCATCCCGCCCACATATCTCGCGCTGTACCAGCAGGCCGCCATGATGTGTCCCGGGTTGCCGTGGTCGGTGCTCGCAGCCATCGGAACGGTGGAGAGCGACAACGGCCAATCTGTCGCCGCCGGTGTGCGCAGTGGTGCCAACTTCGCCGGCGCCGAAGGGCCGATGCAGTTCGAGCCCACTACCTTCTCCTCGGTCGCCGTGGTCGGACCAGGGGGCGCCGATCCACCGAGCCCCTACGACCCCGTGGACGCGGTGTACTCGGCCGCCCGTCTGCTCTGCACCGACGGCGGGGGTGATCAGGCGACGATCGCCCGGGCGGTCTACGCGTACAACCACTCCTCCGACTACGTCGACCAGGTGCTCGCGCTGGCGGCCTCCTACGGCGCGTCGAGCGGGGCGGGGTGA